Genomic DNA from Pirellulales bacterium:
TGACCCTGCATTTCATTTTGGAGTAGCGCATCGGTTTTTCGGAGGCGGTCATGTCACGACGCGTGTTGTGCGGTTGGTTGTTGCTGGCGGCGGTTTGCTTTTCGGCGGCGCAAGGGGCCGACGCCAAGCGGAAGGTGTTATTCATCGGCATCGACGGTTGCCGGTTCGACACGATCGAGGCCGCCAACACGCCCAACCTCGACAAGTTGATGGCCGACGGCTGCTATGACTCGGACTGCCTGATTCTCGGCGAGCGCTATCAGAAGAACGACACCATCAGCGGGCCGGGCTGGTCGAGCATTTTGACTTCGGTATGGGCCGACAAGCACGGGGTACACGACAACTCGTTCAAAGGGAGGAACTACGAGAAGTTTCCGCATCTGTTCGCGCGGCTGAAAGAAGCGCGACCCGAGGCACGGACCGCATCGGTGGTGACGTGGATTCCGATTCAGCAATTCATCGTCAGCGGGGCCGACGTGGCGCGGCAGTTCATTCCGCTGGACGGCGGCTATGCCAAGGCGGACGAAGCGGCGGTCAAGGCGGCCGTCAAGCTATTGGCCGAGGACGATCCGACGATCTTGTTTTACTACATTGGCCAGGTGGATGAGGCGGGGCACAAGCATGGTTTTCACCCCACGGTGAAGGAATATGTCGCCGCGGTTGAGCAGGCCGACAAACTAGTCGGTGAAGTGGTCGACGCGATGCGCGCGCGAAAAACCTATGCCGATGAAGAGTGGCTGGTGCTCGTCACCAGCGACCACGGCGGCAAGGGAACCAGCCATAGCGCCGGGCATCAAGTGCCCGAGATCTTGAACAGCTTTGTGATCGTTTCGGGCGAGGCAGCCCAGCGCGGCAAGATCGACGGGGCCTATCTGGTGGATGTGCCGGCCACGGCGCTGGCCTACCTGGGGGTGGAACCGAAGGAGGAGTGGGGGCTGGATGGCAAGCCGGTGGGGCTGAAGTAGCGGCGAGTGGCTGGGGGAGGAAGAAGGAACCGCTGAGACGCAGAGGCGCGGAGAGGAGGGGAGCGGAAACTGAGCAGGAGAGTTGTGGAGCAGGAGAGCAGGAGAGTTGTTGATTGGAACCGGGATGGCGGCCGGTGAGTTACGGGAAGGCCCCCTCATCCGGCCTGTCGGCCACCTTCTCCCCCTGCTGCGCTTCGCTGCGCGGGGGCGAAGGGCGAAATGGACTCGCACTCGCAGCGACGAGGGGTGCAATCTGTTGCGAGCTGCGCGGGGGCGAAGGCCGAAATCGGATCGCACGTGGCTCGGCATGCCCACGGCTGCGCCGCGGAGCATGTCACACGGCGCGGAGGGAGAAAGCAGGAAGAAACGCGGAGGCGCAAAGGCGCGGAGAGGAGAGGGGAAGGGGGGCGGAAACTGAGCAGGAGAGTTGTGGAGCAGGAGAGTTGTTGATTGGAACCGGGATGGCGGCCGGTGAGTTAACGGGCGGCGATGAGGCGGTCGAGCTCTTCGCGGAGGCGCGGCAAGATTTTGTCGTAAGGGAAGGCGCCTAGTTCTTCCGGCCCCTTTTTGAGATTCACGAAGTTGGGCCCGCACCAGAGGCCGAGATCGGCGTCGTCGGTTTCGCCGGGGCCGTTCACGCGACAGCCCATCACGGCAATGGTGATGGCGTGCTCCTTGGCGTAGGCTGTCATTTCCTTGACGTCTTGCGCCAGTTCGATGAAGGCCTCGTTTTCCACACGCGAGCAACTGGGGCAACTGATGATGTTGATCGACTTGGCGCCGAAGTCGACCACGCTGCGCACGCGGCCGGCGGCGATGTCGGCCAGGATTTGCCGGCCGGCCTGAATCTCCTCGGGCTTGCGATGATTGGGCACCGTGAGCGAGACGCGGATGGTGTCGCCAATGCCACGGCTGATGAGTTGCTCGAAGGCGATGCGGGTTTTGATGACGCCGTCGGGGGGCAGACCGGCCTCGGTCACGCCCAGGTGCAGCGGCACATCGGGGCGCTCGGCGGCGAAGCGGCGATTGACCTCGATCACCTTGGCGGGGTCGGAGTCTTTGAGCGAGACGTTGTAGCGCGCAAAGCCGAGACGATCGAGCAACTCGCAATGCTCCCGCGCGCTGGCGATCATCGGCGAGATGGAGTCGTGCGCGTCGTAGCGCTCGGCGGCTGCGGGATCGACCGAGCCGCAGTTGACGCCGACGCGCATGGCGCAGTCGTTGGCGCCGGCGACCTCGGCAAGGAACTTGACCTTGTCCTGCCACGGCTTTTCGCGCTCGTGGTGGTAGAGATGGCCGGGGTTGTAGCGCACCTCGTCGACATGGGGCGCCACGTGCAGAGCGAGGCGGTAATTCTCTTGCAGGTCGACCGAGAGGTTGGCCTTGGTCCGCTGGCGAATCTCGGCCAGCGCGGCGGCGTCTTTTTGGCTATCGACGGCGATGCGCACCAGGTTGGCGCCGGCCGCCCGCAGGGCCTCGACCTGAGCGGCGGTGGCCTCGATGTCTTGGGTGTGGGTGGCGGTCATGCTTTGCACTGAGATCGGCGCGCCGCCGCCAATGGAGTGGTCGCCAATACGAACCGAACGCGTGGGGTTGCGGGAGATGTTCACGTGCTGCGGAGCCTCGGGCGTGGCGTGCCCCGCGCGCCGCCGATCGCTGGGGTGGGGATGCGCGGCGCGAGGGAGATTTGTTATTCTCCACTATTCTCAGAATCGCGGCGCCACTTGGCAACCGCAGTTGCCGGATTGGGTCGCCGCCGCCAACGACAAGGAATGGCCATGACGCCCGCGGCGAGTGTTCGCTATCTGGTGTTTGATCTGGAAACCGTGGCCGATGGAGCCTTGGTTTCCAAGCTGCGCTACCCGGGGCAGAACCTGCCGGCCGACGAGGCGGTGAGCCGCTACCGGGCGGAGTTGTTGGAAAAGTTTGACAGCGACTTTATCCCGTACACCTATCAGGTTCCGGTATCGGCGGCAATCGCCAAGGTGGCGAGCGACTACCGGCTGATCGACCTGGTGGTGTTGGACGAGCCGCGGTTTCGGCCGCACGTGATCACCGAGCACTTTTGGCGCGGCTGGGAAAAGTATGGACGGCCGACGTTGGTGAGCTTCAACGGGCGGACGTTCGACATTCCGGTGCTGGAGTTGTCGGCGTTTCGCTACGGCATCGCAATCCCGAACTGGTTCGCGCTGAAGGCGCGGAGCTTTGAGCAGCCGCGAAACCGCTTCAACCTGGATGGGCATTTCGACCTGCAGGAGTTGCTCACCAACTTTGGTTGCACGCGGTTCACGGGGGGATTGAACCTGGCGGCGAATCTGCTGGGCAAGCCCGGCAAGATGGACGTGCAAGGCTGCATGGTGCAGGACCTGTACAACGAGGACAAGCTGGCCGAGATCAACGACTACTGCCGCTGCGACACGTTGGACACGTATTTCACGTTTTTGCGCAGTCATGTGATGCTGG
This window encodes:
- a CDS encoding alkaline phosphatase family protein, which encodes MSRRVLCGWLLLAAVCFSAAQGADAKRKVLFIGIDGCRFDTIEAANTPNLDKLMADGCYDSDCLILGERYQKNDTISGPGWSSILTSVWADKHGVHDNSFKGRNYEKFPHLFARLKEARPEARTASVVTWIPIQQFIVSGADVARQFIPLDGGYAKADEAAVKAAVKLLAEDDPTILFYYIGQVDEAGHKHGFHPTVKEYVAAVEQADKLVGEVVDAMRARKTYADEEWLVLVTSDHGGKGTSHSAGHQVPEILNSFVIVSGEAAQRGKIDGAYLVDVPATALAYLGVEPKEEWGLDGKPVGLK
- a CDS encoding 3'-5' exonuclease, with amino-acid sequence MAMTPAASVRYLVFDLETVADGALVSKLRYPGQNLPADEAVSRYRAELLEKFDSDFIPYTYQVPVSAAIAKVASDYRLIDLVVLDEPRFRPHVITEHFWRGWEKYGRPTLVSFNGRTFDIPVLELSAFRYGIAIPNWFALKARSFEQPRNRFNLDGHFDLQELLTNFGCTRFTGGLNLAANLLGKPGKMDVQGCMVQDLYNEDKLAEINDYCRCDTLDTYFTFLRSHVMLGDLSLDEEQGIVAETKEWLLARAKDSPAYQSYLSKWGDWHDPRE
- the ispG gene encoding (E)-4-hydroxy-3-methylbut-2-enyl-diphosphate synthase, producing the protein MNISRNPTRSVRIGDHSIGGGAPISVQSMTATHTQDIEATAAQVEALRAAGANLVRIAVDSQKDAAALAEIRQRTKANLSVDLQENYRLALHVAPHVDEVRYNPGHLYHHEREKPWQDKVKFLAEVAGANDCAMRVGVNCGSVDPAAAERYDAHDSISPMIASAREHCELLDRLGFARYNVSLKDSDPAKVIEVNRRFAAERPDVPLHLGVTEAGLPPDGVIKTRIAFEQLISRGIGDTIRVSLTVPNHRKPEEIQAGRQILADIAAGRVRSVVDFGAKSINIISCPSCSRVENEAFIELAQDVKEMTAYAKEHAITIAVMGCRVNGPGETDDADLGLWCGPNFVNLKKGPEELGAFPYDKILPRLREELDRLIAAR